A single region of the Devosia sp. FJ2-5-3 genome encodes:
- a CDS encoding DUF6544 family protein: MQTLIALAVVALFVAGAVIYLNNQGRQMAFTTSRLVRELSEAPASTSAKPLLPQLVRDYALRAGGRIDGPAMFRARQSAVLVMKPGGAEVQLLAEQWTSTLASGFVWVAEGRMFGLPVRAVDAYTHGRGHFGVQALGAFPIARGRGVDFDKGELMRYLSELPIYPDAILNNSELSWREIRGGRVEVTGRLGTGSATVRFGFDREGNIVSMQADDRPRSVGNGRTVPTRWFGSYGMYETIGAYRIPTYGEVAWMLSEGSFTYWRGTLISCEPVSQD; the protein is encoded by the coding sequence GTGCAGACCCTGATTGCATTAGCAGTTGTCGCCTTGTTCGTTGCAGGCGCTGTCATCTACCTCAATAATCAGGGCCGTCAAATGGCTTTCACAACCAGCCGCCTGGTGAGGGAACTCTCGGAAGCGCCCGCATCCACCTCAGCCAAGCCGCTTCTGCCCCAGCTGGTGCGAGACTACGCGCTAAGGGCAGGGGGGCGCATCGATGGGCCGGCCATGTTTCGTGCACGACAAAGCGCCGTTCTCGTCATGAAACCCGGCGGCGCCGAAGTCCAATTGCTGGCTGAGCAGTGGACGTCAACCTTGGCCTCTGGGTTTGTCTGGGTTGCTGAGGGCCGCATGTTCGGGCTCCCCGTCAGGGCGGTGGACGCGTACACACACGGTCGCGGCCACTTCGGGGTGCAGGCTCTTGGGGCGTTTCCAATTGCCCGCGGTCGGGGCGTCGATTTCGACAAGGGAGAGCTCATGCGATACCTTTCTGAGCTGCCAATTTATCCCGATGCGATCCTGAACAATTCCGAATTGTCCTGGCGTGAAATTCGCGGCGGCCGGGTCGAGGTGACGGGGCGATTGGGAACGGGGTCAGCGACAGTGCGATTTGGTTTTGACAGAGAAGGCAACATCGTGAGCATGCAGGCCGATGATCGACCGAGGTCGGTAGGTAACGGGCGCACGGTCCCCACGCGCTGGTTCGGGAGCTACGGCATGTATGAAACGATCGGCGCATATAGAATTCCGACCTATGGGGAAGTGGCCTGGATGCTTTCAGAAGGGTCATTCACCTATTGGCGCGGAACGCTCATTTCGTGTGAGCCCGTTTCACAAGACTAG
- a CDS encoding DUF5335 family protein gives MTTRILARTEWTAYLDRLSKGLKMQQAQIDVVGLSIGSLKLVDQWIPFLGVVYDHKNDLVEVALEGLDHIIHHPTEISVVEGAGGVESMQIVGMDGMRQIVKLKRPARLIAP, from the coding sequence GTGACTACTCGGATATTGGCCCGAACGGAGTGGACTGCATATCTGGACCGGCTCTCGAAAGGGCTGAAGATGCAACAGGCCCAGATCGATGTGGTTGGATTGTCCATTGGCAGTCTCAAACTCGTAGACCAGTGGATCCCCTTCCTTGGCGTGGTCTACGATCACAAGAACGATCTCGTGGAGGTCGCCCTTGAAGGTCTCGATCACATAATCCACCACCCGACGGAGATTTCGGTGGTCGAGGGTGCTGGGGGTGTCGAAAGCATGCAAATCGTCGGAATGGATGGGATGCGCCAGATCGTGAAGCTGAAGCGACCTGCACGGTTGATCGCGCCCTGA
- a CDS encoding GNAT family N-acetyltransferase — MNTWSSDLTTRTGYTFAVRKVQPADGEALAEFFRHVTPEDLRFRFLSTVKHVSQERLDEMINVDHHTKESFIALERDTSTIIAVAMLGWDPVTSIGEVAVSIRKDHKGRGISWELLGLVIRFAEANGIRTLQCVEDRANASAIRLEREMGFKSRPYSGDSTLTVLEKAIA; from the coding sequence GTGAACACTTGGAGCAGCGACCTTACCACGCGGACAGGATACACATTTGCTGTCCGAAAAGTGCAGCCTGCCGATGGAGAGGCGCTTGCGGAGTTCTTCCGGCACGTCACACCCGAAGACCTCCGATTTCGGTTCCTGAGTACCGTCAAGCACGTCAGCCAGGAGCGTCTCGATGAGATGATCAATGTGGACCATCACACAAAGGAGAGTTTCATAGCGCTTGAACGCGACACCAGCACGATTATCGCTGTTGCCATGCTGGGGTGGGACCCGGTCACGTCCATAGGCGAGGTCGCAGTATCGATCCGAAAAGACCACAAGGGGCGTGGCATCAGTTGGGAATTGCTCGGCCTTGTCATTCGTTTTGCCGAAGCCAACGGGATTAGGACGCTGCAGTGTGTCGAAGATCGGGCAAATGCCTCCGCGATCCGGCTGGAGCGGGAAATGGGCTTCAAATCCCGCCCCTATTCAGGCGACTCCACACTGACGGTTCTCGAAAAGGCGATCGCCTGA
- a CDS encoding ion channel has translation MPTIFGTMAIGTLLICTTVLIHIAGLVVVTHVVSRLRVRWSLHGSGGRVVAMVMVVLGLFAIAATEIWLWTFFYLLLGVSPDLETSLYLSTVTYSTVGYGDVVPARGWRLLAALEGVAGFMMIGWSTAYLVTASTRVGPFRQGDHF, from the coding sequence ATGCCCACCATTTTCGGCACCATGGCAATCGGCACCTTACTCATCTGTACGACTGTGCTCATTCACATAGCAGGCCTGGTGGTCGTCACCCACGTCGTATCGCGCTTGCGCGTACGCTGGTCGCTCCATGGCTCGGGAGGACGTGTGGTTGCAATGGTGATGGTGGTCCTGGGTCTCTTTGCCATCGCTGCCACGGAGATCTGGCTCTGGACCTTCTTTTATCTTTTGCTTGGCGTCAGCCCGGACCTGGAAACCTCCCTCTATCTCTCCACCGTCACCTACTCGACGGTGGGATATGGGGACGTGGTTCCGGCCCGGGGATGGAGGCTTTTGGCGGCCCTCGAGGGTGTGGCAGGTTTTATGATGATTGGGTGGTCGACTGCCTATCTGGTGACTGCCAGCACGAGAGTCGGCCCTTTCCGACAAGGGGACCATTTTTGA
- a CDS encoding zinc-dependent alcohol dehydrogenase family protein: MRAMRLHYIGRPLTLDIVPRPAPQLGEVLIAVEACGVCRTDLHIADGELSSHRLPLIPGHEVVGRIVETASDVLAFRPGDRVGVPWLASTCGDCPFCIEERENLCDAPKFTGYDVDGGYAEYMVARADYCVPLPGGQDPAKMAPLLCAGLIGYRSYRAAGAGQTLGIMGFGAAAHIIAQLAVADGRQVYAMTRPGDLASQKFARELGVTWSGDTAQTPNRLLDAIIIFAPAGELVPRALQLLRKGGRVVCAGIHMSDIPAFPYRDLWNEKQIVSIANLTRGDALEFFDRMEAAAIQTNIRRYPLDAANQALADLRTGSIQGAAVLLPSLQTQY; encoded by the coding sequence ATGCGCGCAATGCGTCTCCATTACATCGGGCGTCCCCTGACGCTGGATATTGTGCCCCGACCCGCTCCTCAACTCGGCGAGGTGCTTATTGCAGTCGAAGCCTGCGGTGTGTGCCGCACTGATCTGCACATTGCTGATGGAGAGCTCTCGAGCCACAGGCTGCCCCTCATTCCGGGACACGAGGTGGTCGGTCGCATCGTCGAGACGGCCTCCGATGTCTTGGCTTTCAGGCCAGGAGATCGCGTCGGGGTTCCGTGGCTTGCCTCAACCTGTGGTGATTGCCCATTCTGCATTGAGGAACGTGAGAACCTCTGTGACGCGCCAAAGTTCACCGGCTACGACGTCGATGGTGGATACGCGGAATATATGGTCGCACGCGCCGATTATTGTGTTCCGCTGCCCGGGGGCCAGGATCCTGCTAAAATGGCGCCCCTTCTCTGCGCAGGGCTGATTGGGTACCGCTCCTATCGCGCTGCTGGCGCCGGACAAACCCTCGGCATTATGGGCTTCGGGGCGGCTGCCCACATAATCGCGCAGCTGGCCGTAGCAGATGGCAGGCAAGTCTATGCGATGACCAGACCGGGCGATCTGGCCTCCCAGAAATTCGCTCGCGAGCTGGGCGTCACATGGAGTGGCGATACGGCGCAGACGCCCAACCGTCTTCTTGATGCTATCATCATCTTTGCCCCCGCTGGAGAATTGGTGCCCCGCGCGCTCCAATTGCTCCGCAAGGGCGGGCGGGTTGTCTGCGCGGGAATCCATATGTCGGATATTCCCGCGTTTCCCTACCGCGACCTCTGGAATGAAAAGCAGATCGTCTCCATTGCCAACCTGACCCGCGGCGATGCGCTAGAGTTTTTCGATCGAATGGAGGCGGCAGCGATCCAAACCAATATCCGACGGTACCCACTGGATGCAGCCAATCAGGCGCTTGCAGACCTCCGCACGGGAAGCATCCAGGGGGCTGCAGTGCTGTTGCCATCGCTTCAAACGCAATATTGA